In Musa acuminata AAA Group cultivar baxijiao chromosome BXJ2-8, Cavendish_Baxijiao_AAA, whole genome shotgun sequence, one genomic interval encodes:
- the LOC135620255 gene encoding gibberellin 20 oxidase 2-like — MDCNPTSVVLRPSLALDKEREAGSGGVVFSSALLPNQATIPKAFIWPQCDRPTAIEELDSPVVDLDGFLRGDEASTARAVDCVRAACSTHGFFQVANHGVDASLGRDALGCMDEFFGLPLCHKLRARRKPGNMWGYVGAHADRFSSELPWKETLSFGYHEAGDDRVVIDYFTSTLGNDFQRMGLVFQRYCEAMKKLSLVIMELLAMSLGVDRTHYRDFFEDSRSIMRCNYYPPCPEPELTLGTGPHCDPTSLTILRQDQVDGLEVFDGNRWRSVRPIRDALVINIGDTFMALSNGRYKSCLHRAVVNRRRQRKSLAFFLCPREDRVVRPPPGELGGARLYPDFTWAELLEFTQRHYRADMKTLHSFTDWLLSSSSPSPLRST; from the exons ATGGACTGCAACCCCACCTCCGTTGTCCTGCGCCCTTCCTTGGCCCTCGATAAAGAGAGAGAAGCCGGCTCCGGCGGCGTCGTCTTCAGCTCTGCGCTCCTCCCGAACCAAGCCACCATCCCCAAGGCCTTCATCTGGCCTCAGTGCGACAGGCCGACCGCCATCGAGGAGCTGGACTCCCCTGTCGTAGACCTCGATGGCTTTCTTCGTGGCGACGAAGCGTCCACGGCGCGGGCGGTCGACTGCGTCAGGGCCGCCTGCTCCACCCACGGCTTCTTCCAAGTCGCCAACCACGGCGTGGACGCGTCGCTCGGCCGGGACGCGCTTGGCTGCATGGACGAGTTCTTCGGGCTCCCGCTCTGCCACAAGTTACGCGCCCGGAGGAAGCCCGGAAACATGTGGGGCTACGTCGGCGCTCACGCCGACCGCTTCTCCTCGGAGCTGCCCTGGAAGGAGACCCTCTCCTTCGGCTATCATGAGGCCGGCGACGACCGCGTCGTTATCGACTACTTCACGTCCACCTTGGGCAATGATTTCCAGAGGATGGG GTTGGTCTTCCAGAGATACTGCGAGGCCATGAAGAAGCTATCTCTGGTGATCATGGAGCTCCTGGCGATGAGCCTGGGAGTGGACAGAACCCACTACAGAGACTTCTTCGAGGACAGTCGGTCGATAATGAGATGCAACTACTACCCTCCATGTCCGGAGCCGGAGCTGACGCTCGGCACCGGCCCACACTGCGATCCCACCTCGCTCACCATTCTTCGACAGGACCAAGTGGACGGGCTCGAGGTGTTCGACGGCAACAGATGGCGGTCCGTCCGGCCTATTCGCGACGCCCTTGTGATCAACATCGGTGATACGTTCATG GCACTGTCCAACGGGAGGTACAAAAGCTGCCTGCACCGGGCCGTGGTGAACAGGCGCCGGCAACGAAAGTCGCTGGCCTTCTTCCTCTGCCCCAGGGAGGACCGCGTGGTCCGGCCGCCGCCGGGGGAGCTCGGCGGCGCGAGGCTGTACCCGGACTTCACGTGGGCGGAGCTGTTGGAGTTCACGCAGCGCCACTACCGAGCCGACATGAAGACGCTCCACAGCTTCACCGACTGGCttctctcctcctcttccccaTCCCCTCTCCGGTCCACCTGA